A region of Rutidosis leptorrhynchoides isolate AG116_Rl617_1_P2 unplaced genomic scaffold, CSIRO_AGI_Rlap_v1 contig537, whole genome shotgun sequence DNA encodes the following proteins:
- the LOC139884330 gene encoding uncharacterized protein, which yields MQMMTALCRNALSSSRCRFYGNGCRLLQINDRAFSHSSRPPATVSIRVGNNNRLYSLNSLDEALSLFDTMISMHPLPSVVQFNKLLGAIVKMKRYDSAFSLYEKMTLSGVLPHIATFNILINCLCRLGRVDFGFSILGKILKLGYHPDVVTFNTLIDGMCREGKVVEAARLFDDMVKGYQPDLFTYNTILNGLCKIGDVDKATKLLGKMVEGGFQPDLVAYNTVIDGFCKNKKLNEAFALFAVMKNNGITPGIFTFNSLIDGACKHSRWEEVKSLLNEMVSHNIKRDEHTYSILVDAYCKEGLVSKALEIVETMIEDGVKPNIVTFNALIDGHCLRGQMKEAVKLFHYMISKSISPDVISYNSLINGYCKSKNIDEAMRVFDQMSKVRLFPDTETFNTLLSGLLQTKRVPAAKELFKEMCASGQLPDMITYSTLLDGFIKNGHLDEAMELFKSMQKNRISPDIGCYNVVINAMCNSGELKAASDMFLRLKSEGIHPDVITYNTMIQGLCKEGLLDEACNMFRKMEDTDCCADSRSYNIIIRGCIQNNDVVKAMELLQEAVDRGFSADYSTTEMTVNLLSANCLDEKSKKAVEAALGLLKKK from the exons ATGCAGATGATGACGGCGCTTTGTAGAAATGCTTTATCTTCTTCAAGATGCCGTTTTTATGGGAATGGTTGTCGTCTTCTCCAAATCAATGATAGAGCTTTCTCTCATTCTTCTCGTCCTCCTGCTACTGTGTCCATTCGAGTTGGTAATAATAATCGTCTTTACAGCTTAAACAGTCTTGATGAAGCCCTTTCTTTGTTTGATACAATGATATCTATGCATCCTCTCCCCTCCGTCGTCCAATTCAATAAATTATTAGGGGCAATTGTCAAAATGAAACGTTATGATTCCGCTTTTTCATTGTATGAGAAGATGACTTTGTCGGGCGTACTACCTCATATTGCCACGTTTAACATCCTAATCAATTGTCTCTGTCGCCTGGGTCGGGTTGATTTTGGTTTCTCCATTTTGGGAAAGATTCTAAAACTTGGATATCACCCTGATGTCGTCACATTTAACACTTTGATAGATGGGATGTGCAGAGAGGGCAAAGTCGTCGAAGCTGCGAGATTATTTGATGACATGGTCAA GGGTTATCAACCTGATTTATTTACTTACAACACAATTTTAAACGGTTTGTGCAAAATAGGCGATGTTGATAAGGCTACTAAGTTGTTAGGGAAGATGGTCGAAGGAGGTTTTCAGCCTGATCTGGTGGCATATAACACTGTTATTGATGGGTTCTGTAAGAATAAGAAATTGAACGAAGCTTTTGCTCTCTTTGCTGTAATGAAGAACAATGGCATTACACCTGGTATATTCACGTTCAACTCATTGATTGATGGTGCTTGCAAACATAGTAGATGGGAAGAAGTTAAAAGTCTAttgaatgaaatggtttctcacAATATCAAGAGAGATGAGCACACGTACAGCATATTGGTCGATGCATATTGTAAAGAAGGATTAGTTTCAAAGGCTCTGGAAATTGTTGAAACGATGATTGAAGATGGCGTGAAGCCTAATATTGTAACATTTAATGCATTGATTGATGGCCATTGTTTAAGAGGCCAGATGAAGGAAGCCGTGAAGCTTTTTCATTACATGATTTCCAAGAGTATTTCTCCTGATGTCATAAGTTATAACAGCTTGATTAATGGATATTGCAAATCTAAAAATATAGATGAGGCAATGAGAGTTTTTGACCAAATGTCTAAAGTAAGGCTGTTTCCAGACACTGAAACTTTCAACACTCTTCTCAGTGGCTTGTTACAAACTAAGAGAGTTCCAGCAGCTAAAGAGCTTTTCAAAGAGATGTGTGCTTCAGGTCAACTTCCAGACATGATTACTTACTCAACACTGTTGGATGGTTTTATAAAAAATGGGCATCTTGATGAGGCAATGGAGCTGTTTAAATCGATGCAGAAAAATAGAATATCTCCAGATATTGGCTGCTATAATGTTGTTATCAATGCTATGTGTAATTCTGGTGAGCTGAAAGCTGCAAGTGATATGTTTTTAAGGCTCAAATCTGAAGGGATACATCCAGATGTGATCACATATAATACTATGATTCAAGGACTTTGTAAGGAAGGGCTTTTAGATGAAGCATGTAATATGTTCAGAAAAATGGAAGACACGGATTGTTGTGCAGACAGCCGCtcttataatattattatcagaGGTTGTATTCAAAACAATGATGTCGTAAAAGCAATGGAGCTTCTTCAAGAAGCAGTTGATAGGGGATTTTCTGCAGATTATAGCACAACAGAAATGACAGTGAATCTGTTATCTGCTAATTGTTTAGATGAAAAGAGCAAAAAAGCAG TGGAAGCTGCTTTGGGTTTGCTTAAGAAGAAATAG